TTTATGTTTCGTTAAGAATGGCGGTTAAGCTCTTAAATTTTTGTCAAAATAAACACTTATACATTTCATAATTAATTAATACAATATTAAAAGACATATGAATCGCTATTGAAACAATTTAGTTTAAATTATAACTAATTAAAAATAAATTATAAACACGTATTGTTAATAAACAAGTCTTATTAATTTTCATTCTTAATTTGAACATTGTAGACTTTAAATGTCAAGCCTTGAAGAAGAAAAGTTCGATGGAATCTTTATAGACACTTCCACGAAAGAGCCACTCGATAAAGAAGGCTTACTTAACCTCCTCAAGATGCACAGAGTAAAAACAAGTTCTGTTGAAAACTCTAACGTCACAATCGAAAATGTCATCCCAACTTTAAGGAAGGCCAAAGTTAAGATACCTGAAACTTTCTTTAAGGATTTAGCTTCAAGGCTGGGGTTCTTTTTTGTAGATTACTTTCATGTGCAAAAAGTATATCAAAAAGAGAATAGAAGAAAGCTGATCACAGTTTTACCTTACGCGGTAATAAGCAAATACAAAGTCATCCCCCTAGAAGTAAACGGCACAGTTGTTGACTTAGCCGTCGACAACCCTTTAGACAAGCGCGTCATGTTTACAATAAAATGTCTGTTTAGCTCTTGGACAATTAACCTTCGTGTGGTCTCCTCTAAAGCTATCGACTGGGCAATTGATAGTATTTACAGTCAAATTCACAAACAAGCGGCAATGCTTGATTTGTATAATCGAACACCCAGTCAGTCAGCCTATAAGGTACTTTATCCCAACCAAAAAATTTTCGTCTTGACTGTGGCATTAATAATTACCGTCTGTGCAGTTCTAAATTCGGCAATAACCGCTATTGTCCTGTTGTCAGCAATCAGTGTCGCTTACTTTATAGTTAACCCGATAAAAATTTACATTTCCATCAGAGGCTTTCGAGGAGCAAGAGTACCAGCAACAATCTCCAAGGCTAACTTGCTACAAATTCCAGATTCAGGTCTTCCAGTTTACACAGTTTTAATCCCTGTTTTTCATGAGGCAAGCGTGCTTGCTCAAAACTTACGCAATATTTACCGCTTGAATTATCCGAGGGATAAACTGGACATAAAAATTCTCATGGAAGAAAAAGATGATGAAACAATTCATGAAGCCAAGCTCTTGGGACTCTTTGGTTCGCCCAAAAAGACGGTAAAGGGTATTCCAAGCGATGAGTACACTGAATTTCTAAAGGTGTTTGACCCCATAATTATCCCAACAGCACAGGTAACAACTAAGCCTCGGGCATGCAACTATGGGTTACTTCGTGCAAAAGGTGAACTTTGTGTAATTTATGATGCCGAGGATAACCCTGACCCTGACCAGCTTAAAAAAGCCGCAATAGCATTTCAGCGTTCATCTGAAGATGTTGTGTGTCTCCAGTCTAAGCTTAACTTCTACAATGCTGATGAAAATTTGCTAACGAAATGGTTCTCGATTGAATATGCCAGTTGGTATGAGTTCTACCTGCAAGGGCTAGATTGGATTGATGCACCTATCCCGTTGGGTGGCACAAGTAATCATTTCCGTAAAAAAGGGCTTGACGAACTGGGCAGATGGGACCCCTACAATGTCACTGAAGATGCCGACATAGGCATCAGACTAGCTAGAAGAAAGCTAAAGACTGAAATGATTGAAACTTACACTTACGAAGAGGCCCCTGTGAATGTTAAAAGCTGGGTTGTCCAAAGGTCCCGATGGTTCAAGGGGCATGTTCAAACCTATCTTGTGCACATGCGTAATCCCAAACAACTCTTTGATGACTTAGGCTTTGCAAAATTCTTCAAATTCCAGCTTACTTTCGGAACAAGCATTTTCATCCCCATCATTAACCCAATACTGTGGATGTTGCTAGGCGTTACTGTGGTTTTACCTTCTGCGTTCGGCTGGCTTATTCCAAGCTATTTGCAACCCCTTTGTCTCTTTAACCTTATAGTGGGCAATCTCTCGTACATTGCAGTCTACATTTTAGCGTGTTTCAAACTTAAGAAGTACCAGTATGTACCATATGCATTGCTTATGCCGCTGTATTGGGCTCTTTTGAGCGCTGCCAGCTGGAGGGGACTAATCCAGTTAATAAAAAAGCCGTTCTATTGGGATAAAACGAGCCACGGTATCTCAAAAGTGAGCCAAACAACCTAATTTCCTTAAAACTCAAAAACCAGTTTTCAGGATTCTTGTTTGTTGTATGAATCATGAAAACAAAGAAAAGAGGAAGGTTGATTTTGGTTTTTGCAGGTTTGTTTAGCGTTTCCTGAGCACTAGGATGATGATTGCTAGTCCGATTACTACGACCGCTATGATGATTCCAGCTGTTGCAGGTAAAAAGTACAAGTCAGCCATCGATTCTTTTATCGGCATTGCTGTAGGAGCAGGCGTTGGTGCATCTTCCACTCCTATGTGGGTTACCGCATAAGAACCATAATAGGACTCAGAGCCTTGGAACGTCGCAATTATAGTGTATGCACCTGGAACTTCAGGAGTGAACATCAACTTGTAAGAGCCGCTAGCATCGCTTGTCGTTGTGCCAACATCGTAGACGTTGTTGTTCGGGTCAAGCACAGTTATGACAACCTTAACACCTGTCGCGTTTGTAGGCTTAATCTGCTGCATGTAGGCGTATTCCATCCATGCTTCCATGCTATCCTCAGATACAGCTGGAAGGCCCTCTGGAAAGCGTGTTGTGATAATGTCCTGTGTCGTGCCGCCAGATGTGTCCATGACCGTACCCTCAACGAGTACGCTGTGGCCATGTACCGCTACCTTCGGAGATACTGAAACTTTGGTGACGGTTGGTCCCTTGCCGAAGCTATATATCTGGTTGTCAAAGCTGTTCCATGAAATCAAGTAGCCGTCGCCTACAGGAGCACAAGTTGTACTGCTGTACTGTAATATTTTCCATACTAGACTTCCATCAGTGCAGTTTATAGCAAGTCGATAGCTTGGATGTAATGGTGGGGTGTACATGATGCCTTCGGAGAGGAATAGTTTTCCATCTGTAATAGTATGTCGATTGTAGCCGAAAATTGGATAGCTTTCAAAAGGAGTGTCATATCCAGCGTCTCCAGCATAGAATGTCCACGCGACCTTTCCTGTTTCAAGGTCGATGGCATTTACGTAGCCGCCGAGGTCAAAGACGTAGACTTTGCCGTAAGCAATTTCACCGTCACGCCAAACAGCACTGTCGCCGCCTCCTTTCAGTTGAACTGGACCCCATTTCATTTGACCGGTTTGTAGACTATAGCCCCACGCTAAATTCCTGTCCTTGTTGTGCATAACATAGTAGCCTTCGCGCGCGCATAGTACACTTGTGTCTTCATATGCGGGTAGTGTTTGGTTTAATGGTCCCCACAGTTTAGCGCCTGTCTTTGCATCGTAGCCTGCGACGTATTGATAGCCCATAGTGGTTCCTTGCCACGAAACCGCGTTGGGTACTTGACGCATAAGTATTACTTCAGGGGTTACTGCAGAAATGCTGAGACTGATGGTGTCACCGTTGAATGTGGTTGGAAGTGGCGTTTTCCATGTTGTCATGCGGGGATCAGAGCCGTTAATGTTACCGCTTACGCGAACGAATGTGCCTGTGGATATCAAGTTGGTGTAGTTGTACATGCACAGATTACCACCAGAAACGTAGTAGCCGACTACTGCTCCCCCAAGATTTGCATCATAATCAATTACCCTGCTTGCACTAATAGTATTAGTAACGTTTGCCAAAAAGTTTCCAGTATATGCATCGTATATTCCCATCCAGTTCGCTGCAGAGGAGAAGGCCCCGCCGGCTCCCGGCGAACTATATAGGAATGCATTTGATCCGAACTCCTGATAGTTATTGTAG
This genomic stretch from Candidatus Bathyarchaeota archaeon harbors:
- a CDS encoding glycosyltransferase yields the protein MSSLEEEKFDGIFIDTSTKEPLDKEGLLNLLKMHRVKTSSVENSNVTIENVIPTLRKAKVKIPETFFKDLASRLGFFFVDYFHVQKVYQKENRRKLITVLPYAVISKYKVIPLEVNGTVVDLAVDNPLDKRVMFTIKCLFSSWTINLRVVSSKAIDWAIDSIYSQIHKQAAMLDLYNRTPSQSAYKVLYPNQKIFVLTVALIITVCAVLNSAITAIVLLSAISVAYFIVNPIKIYISIRGFRGARVPATISKANLLQIPDSGLPVYTVLIPVFHEASVLAQNLRNIYRLNYPRDKLDIKILMEEKDDETIHEAKLLGLFGSPKKTVKGIPSDEYTEFLKVFDPIIIPTAQVTTKPRACNYGLLRAKGELCVIYDAEDNPDPDQLKKAAIAFQRSSEDVVCLQSKLNFYNADENLLTKWFSIEYASWYEFYLQGLDWIDAPIPLGGTSNHFRKKGLDELGRWDPYNVTEDADIGIRLARRKLKTEMIETYTYEEAPVNVKSWVVQRSRWFKGHVQTYLVHMRNPKQLFDDLGFAKFFKFQLTFGTSIFIPIINPILWMLLGVTVVLPSAFGWLIPSYLQPLCLFNLIVGNLSYIAVYILACFKLKKYQYVPYALLMPLYWALLSAASWRGLIQLIKKPFYWDKTSHGISKVSQTT
- a CDS encoding PQQ-binding-like beta-propeller repeat protein gives rise to the protein MNKKTKLSKTIALILLLTLFATTILATQINVAQAIDMPTFLFVTASPNPVGVGQTVYVGITFSKPPPTSSGATGDLYEDVTLEIIDPDGHKTTHGPYLASQAAGVTFTFTPDKVGNYTLQAFYPGQVLTGTNPLNPTTIGTNNRQLIGSKMLPSESNIKTLTVKEEAVGPIYQTPPLPTEFWTRPIYATNWNWGEIGSNWFGLASQGAYDASGNVRPFGTAPNSAHIVWTKATQFGGQPGSPIESDSSTAYSSVSLIQTYFHPICILNGILYHNVYDGSPGSNLLGWRAIDVHTGKVLWDKPAGKSGIETIAWGQIVNYNNYQEFGSNAFLYSSPGAGGAFSSAANWMGIYDAYTGNFLANVTNTISASRVIDYDANLGGAVVGYYVSGGNLCMYNYTNLISTGTFVRVSGNINGSDPRMTTWKTPLPTTFNGDTISLSISAVTPEVILMRQVPNAVSWQGTTMGYQYVAGYDAKTGAKLWGPLNQTLPAYEDTSVLCAREGYYVMHNKDRNLAWGYSLQTGQMKWGPVQLKGGGDSAVWRDGEIAYGKVYVFDLGGYVNAIDLETGKVAWTFYAGDAGYDTPFESYPIFGYNRHTITDGKLFLSEGIMYTPPLHPSYRLAINCTDGSLVWKILQYSSTTCAPVGDGYLISWNSFDNQIYSFGKGPTVTKVSVSPKVAVHGHSVLVEGTVMDTSGGTTQDIITTRFPEGLPAVSEDSMEAWMEYAYMQQIKPTNATGVKVVITVLDPNNNVYDVGTTTSDASGSYKLMFTPEVPGAYTIIATFQGSESYYGSYAVTHIGVEDAPTPAPTAMPIKESMADLYFLPATAGIIIAVVVIGLAIIILVLRKR